The segment TTTTGTGCGTTTAATTGTCGCAGAATCAGGAAAACGACCTGATTTAGCTCAATTATTTTTAAAGAAATTGTGTCAACCTGCGGTTATTATTTTGACTCAATATCTTCAAAATCATCCTGAATTAAATATTATTGATTGTGAAGCAACAGCCCGGATTTTTGTTGGGTCATTAATCCATTTTATGATGGTTCAAGAAGTCTTATCCGGCAAAGAAGTTATGCCCATCGAAGCAGATCGGATTATTGATAGTTTAATCCGTCTAATTATTAATCAAAAAGATTAGTTGGCTGTTGGCTATTTAGGGTTTACAGTTGAAAATTGCTAAACAACAGATGAAGCAGTCGGAGTAATAATTTCCTGAAATTGAATCATATCCAAACGGGGATCAACATGACTCACTTTCACCTCAAACTGTTCTCCAACTTCCACAGAACGACTAAATCGCATTGGCAATTCTAAGGCTAACTCCTCTAAAAAGACTAACCCTAAATTGGCATCTTCTCGCAGCCATCGCAGCATTGTTGCTTGCCAAATTTCATCGCTATTGCGCCGTAAAAATTCTAAACTCCAATAACGATTGGTTTCCCGTTCGACTTTGGAAGCTTCCTTCACCGCCGGCCCTAAACTCATCACCATTTCCTGCATTTGTTCTACAGAAAAAGGTGGGGTTTCTCCTCGCAGATGGGCTTTAATTTGAAAATGAGCCAACAAATCACTATAACGGCGAATGGGCGATGTCACCTGGGTATACGTCTCTAAGGCCAAACTCGCATGACGCGAAGGAGTTAAACCCACCTCACTCCGAGGCATATAACGCCGCATCGCACAAGCTCTAACGGCTCCGGGTGGTAGTTGCATCAACTCCTCTTCCGGGGGTAATTCCGGTTGCGGTTGACTGCGATAAGGTAAAGCTAAATTATGGGTTTGACCATAACGAGCCGCCACTTCCCCCGTTAAAATCATCATTTCCGCCACCATTTGCCGGGACGGAGAATCTTCTAAAACCGTAATACTGACTTCCTCTCCATTTACCTTAATCAGCGACTCCGGCATATAAATACTAATCGCCCCGTTAGCATTTCGCCATTCCTTGCGACGTCTAGCCCACATCGATAAAGCATCAATTTCCGGTTCCCCTTGGATGCCAATTTGCAACATCTCATCCACATCGTCGTAGGTGAGGCGATAAGTCGGTTTGATCGTACTGACATGAATACTATAGTCCTCTACCCCACCCGTTCCGTCCAGAATAATCCCAAAACTCAAGGCAAAACAAATCTGCCCCTGAACTAAACTCATTGGCCCCGTTGCCAATTCTGAGGGGAACATGGGAATCATCCCCGTGGGAAGATAAACGGTTGTTGTTCGGCGACGAGCTTCTAAGTCCAGTTCATCTCCGGGGGAAATCAAACGAGTGGGATCAGCAATATGAATCCAAATTCGTTGTCGTCCATCCTCCAAGATCTCTAAACTTAAACCATCATCAATCTCACGGGTACTCTCATCATCAATCGTATACACCTTAAGATGAGTTAGATCTAAGCGGTTAGAATCGGGATCAGGCGGGGGAGAATCTAAGCAACATCGAGCCACTTCAAGCACTTGAGTTGGAAATTGGATGGGAATTTGACTCCGACGTAGAAATAGGTTTTCATGAAGACTCCATATCCCTAAGTCTACTAACAGTTGCAACGCAGCTTGGGGCGTTTGAGCGCGTTCCAAGGTTGCCAACGTTTCAATAGCAGGTGCGACATGGGAGGCTTCTTCTCCAGACAGCGCCAAACGCTCTAACGCATCCAATCGGGTGCGATCGCTATTTTGCCATTCTACCACGACCCCCGTTAGTCTCTTTTGTATCCGCAACCAATATTCTTGAACGTCCCGTTGCTTTTGCTGTTCAACGTCCTGTTGATGTTTAATTTCTGCAACTTGGCTAGGAGAGCGAGGTTCGTAGCGATCACCCTTCTGTTTAAAGTAGAGTTTATCATTAGACAACAACACATAACTGGCATAACATTGAGGCGGACTCTGCTCCGAAAATAAAAGCAGAGCCATTTCTTTGGGGTCTACGGTGTCTCCTTGCTCAACTAAAATTTCCCAAGCCACCTCTAAACTTGATGGATCGAGATAAGGCTGCAATTCTTGAGTAAAAGCCGGGATATCCGCAGGTTTATATGTAGCCCCCGTTACCTCATAAGCAATTTGCCTAGGGTGAACCGTATGAGCCAGGAGGTTTTCATCAATAACGACCCAGTGTTTTTTACCTTCAGGTCGGTCAGCAACGGCGAGACGGCGCTCCCCGTGTAATCTAAGCTCAATCAGAGTGCCCTTTTCCACAGATAAAATTAGCCTTCCTTGTTCACAAAAGGCAACATAGCTAGAATTCTAGCCCGTTTAATGGCTTGTGTCAGATCTCGCTGCTGTTTGCAGGTCAATCCAGTAATCCGACGTGGTAAGATTTTACCGCGTTCTGTAACAAATTTCCGCAACAGTTCGATATCTTTATAATCGATAGGAGTTCCGGGTTTAATGGGGGAAACTTGGCGACGGAAGTAAGTCATGCTGAAATTGATCCTCTATGAATTGCTAAAGTTGATTTAAGGGTTACAGTGAGTCTTGAGTCGTAATGGAGACATTACTCAGACTCATTACTTAATCTCTTTGTGAACCGTGTGTTTGTTACAGTGGCGACAAAACTTTTTCAGTTCTAAACGTCCTGTCGTATTCCGACGGTTTTTCATTGTAGTATACCGAGAGACCCCCTGGGAGCGCTTATCAGGGTTTGTACGGCACTCCGTACACTCCAGAGTAATAACGAGGCGAACACCTTTAGCCATAATTGTAAACAGTTTTGATTATTTAAGCACAAATATTTATTATTTCATCTCTCGCTTCACTTTGTCAATCAAATAGCGGATTTTAAGATCTAAGGAGTAACCCCGTCTACTACCAATCACAATCGTTTGCCCGATCCGGTCATGAACAGTCTGAGGATGGCGACTTGTATCAAATAACACGGCTCCACCGTCAATGACTATCGGCAGCATCAACAACAAAATTCCTGCATTCCCAGAGGTTAGACCTCCTAAACCCATTAGAAACAAAGCAGCACCCAACCCCATCACGGTTTCTCGTTTTGTCAGTTCTAAAAGCCGAGGAGTTCGGTTAAATTGGCTGTCAACCACTCGAATATCAAACGCCCATCCTCCTAAACTCTGTCCTTGGTTCTTAGACACGACAAAAACACGGGTGGCTAACCAACTGATCATAAACACAAATAATAGAGTGACCCCGTTAGCTCCGAGAGCAACACAAAGTAACCCAATCAAAAAGAAATCAATTCCTAAAGCCGCACAACGACGCCACATTGGGACTTTAGGATCAGGCAAAGGGACTAAATCAGAACTCATGGGGAGTATAAATTTTTGAACAGAATATTCAGATCAAAACAATCTATCTATATTATTAAACAAACCAAAGCCTCTCTCCGAATAACCAGAAAGAGGCTTTGATTTGTAATAGATAAAAAGAACAGAAAAAAGAAGACTGCATAGAGAATCAGAAGAAAATGAGGTCAAGCCCTCGGTCTGTTAGTGTGTCTCGGCTGCATTCATCACTGAACTTCCACCTAACACCTATAAACGGGTGTTCTGCCCGTGACCTTACCCACAAAAAGTGGTGAGAGCAATCATCTTGAGGTGGGCTTCCCACTTAGATGCTTTCAGCGGTTATCCACTCCGCACATGGCTACCCTGCGTTTACCGTTGGCACGATAACAGGTACACCAGCGGTGCGTCCTTCCCGGTCCTCTCGTACTAGGGAAGGCTCCTCTCAATGCTCTTACGCCTGCACCGGATATGGACCGAACTGTCTCACGACGTTCTGAACCCAGCTCACGTACCGCTTTAATGGGCGAACAGCCCAACCCTTGGGACGTACTTCCGCCCCAGGTTGCGATGAGCCGACATCGAGGTGCCAAACCTCCCCGTCGATGTGAACTCTTGGGGGAGATCAGCCTGTTATCCCTAGAGTAACTTTTATCCGTTGAGCGACGGCCTTTCCACGCAGTACCGTCGGATCACTAAGGCCGTGTTTCCACCCTGTTCGACTTGTAGGTCTCACAGTCAAGCTCCCTTCTGCCTTTACACTCTGCGAATGATTTCCAACCATTCTGAGGGAACCTTTGCGCGCCTCCGTTACCTTTTAGGAGGCGACCGCCCCAGTCAAACTGCCCCCCTGAAACTGTCTTCTACCCGGATTCACGGGTAATAGTTAGAATTCTAGCTCTACTAGAGTGGTATCTCACCGATGGCTCCATTATCCCCACAAGGATAACTTCAACGCCTCCCACCTATACTGCGCAAGCAAAGCCCGAACCCAATTCCAGGATACAGTAAAGCTTCATAGGGTCTTTCTGTCCAGGTGCNTGCGGATTCTTGAAAGGCTTGCGCTATATAGGTTGTAGCTGTTAGTCTCTCTCGTGAGATGGAACGGTGGCACAAAATTCTGTTTGGGACTGGCCAAACAGAGGGCCAATTATAAAAAATGGTACGGGGGTAGAGCCTGTCCAAGACTTAACTGCCAATGAGTGTATTGGCTGTGCCAATGGTTGAGTTGTTGTTGGAGTTGGATCTCGTTAGTCTGGGGTATCAATATATAGATTCGTTCTCGGTTGGGTTGACTATCGGCAAGAAGAGTTTCTGGATAGGTCTGGCCAATAATCTCAATTAGCTGTTGCCATTGTTGGCTTTGTTGCTGCTGATGTTCTAATTGACGCTGGTGTAATTGTTTCTTGGCTAAAAAGTAGTCTCGCCCTCGTAGTGAGGGTGAATCTGTGGGGTTGGGTAGATTGGGTTGATTTTGGGAGGGGTCAAGGGGAACTCCCTGCAAGCAATACTCGGCTTTTCCTTGAAGTTGTTCTAATTTTTGGATGTAGTTTTGTTGATTTAGGGCTAAATGCTCAAAAAGGGCTGTCTCGGAACGAAAACAGGTTCCGAAACGGACGGGTAACAGGGAAGTTTGGTAAAAAACTGCACAGGTGATCTGATCATGAATGACAACGGATTGCATTAACTGCTCATCGGTATCGGGAAGATCTTCTGCTTGTAAATCGGGTTCAACAAGAGCAGATAATCCTTGAGAATTGATAATTTCTAAACAACCCTTAATTCCTTGAGGAAGTTTGAGGGGTGATGCTGGTGTTTTCAAAAAAGCGTAAATATACA is part of the Planktothrix serta PCC 8927 genome and harbors:
- a CDS encoding RDD family protein; the encoded protein is MSSDLVPLPDPKVPMWRRCAALGIDFFLIGLLCVALGANGVTLLFVFMISWLATRVFVVSKNQGQSLGGWAFDIRVVDSQFNRTPRLLELTKRETVMGLGAALFLMGLGGLTSGNAGILLLMLPIVIDGGAVLFDTSRHPQTVHDRIGQTIVIGSRRGYSLDLKIRYLIDKVKREMK
- the rpsR gene encoding 30S ribosomal protein S18 is translated as MTYFRRQVSPIKPGTPIDYKDIELLRKFVTERGKILPRRITGLTCKQQRDLTQAIKRARILAMLPFVNKEG
- the rpmG gene encoding 50S ribosomal protein L33, whose amino-acid sequence is MAKGVRLVITLECTECRTNPDKRSQGVSRYTTMKNRRNTTGRLELKKFCRHCNKHTVHKEIK
- a CDS encoding ribonuclease catalytic domain-containing protein — encoded protein: MEKGTLIELRLHGERRLAVADRPEGKKHWVVIDENLLAHTVHPRQIAYEVTGATYKPADIPAFTQELQPYLDPSSLEVAWEILVEQGDTVDPKEMALLLFSEQSPPQCYASYVLLSNDKLYFKQKGDRYEPRSPSQVAEIKHQQDVEQQKQRDVQEYWLRIQKRLTGVVVEWQNSDRTRLDALERLALSGEEASHVAPAIETLATLERAQTPQAALQLLVDLGIWSLHENLFLRRSQIPIQFPTQVLEVARCCLDSPPPDPDSNRLDLTHLKVYTIDDESTREIDDGLSLEILEDGRQRIWIHIADPTRLISPGDELDLEARRRTTTVYLPTGMIPMFPSELATGPMSLVQGQICFALSFGIILDGTGGVEDYSIHVSTIKPTYRLTYDDVDEMLQIGIQGEPEIDALSMWARRRKEWRNANGAISIYMPESLIKVNGEEVSITVLEDSPSRQMVAEMMILTGEVAARYGQTHNLALPYRSQPQPELPPEEELMQLPPGAVRACAMRRYMPRSEVGLTPSRHASLALETYTQVTSPIRRYSDLLAHFQIKAHLRGETPPFSVEQMQEMVMSLGPAVKEASKVERETNRYWSLEFLRRNSDEIWQATMLRWLREDANLGLVFLEELALELPMRFSRSVEVGEQFEVKVSHVDPRLDMIQFQEIITPTASSVV
- a CDS encoding GvpL/GvpF family gas vesicle protein, coding for MYIYAFLKTPASPLKLPQGIKGCLEIINSQGLSALVEPDLQAEDLPDTDEQLMQSVVIHDQITCAVFYQTSLLPVRFGTCFRSETALFEHLALNQQNYIQKLEQLQGKAEYCLQGVPLDPSQNQPNLPNPTDSPSLRGRDYFLAKKQLHQRQLEHQQQQSQQWQQLIEIIGQTYPETLLADSQPNRERIYILIPQTNEIQLQQQLNHWHSQYTHWQLSLGQALPPYHFL